The following proteins come from a genomic window of Nicotiana tomentosiformis chromosome 12, ASM39032v3, whole genome shotgun sequence:
- the LOC138902878 gene encoding uncharacterized protein: MGVDLLLLSMVDFDVILGMDWLFPCHTILDFYAKTVILALPGVPRLEWIGSLDYVPIRVISHLKAQRIVEKGCLAYLAFVRDASADTPTIESVLVVRDFPDVFPADLPGMPPDKDIDFGIGLVLGIQSISISSYHMTPIKLKELKE, translated from the coding sequence ATgggagttgatcttttattgctcagcatggttgattttgatgtgatattgggcatggattggttgtttccatgtcacactattcttgatttttacgctaagaccgtgatattGGCGTTGCCGGGGGTGCCAAGGTTGGAGTGGATAGGCTCCCTAGATTATGTTCCTATTAGAGTGATTTcacatttgaaggctcaacggatagtTGAGAAAGGATGTTTGGCATATCTGGCCTTCGTGAGGGATGCTAGTGCTGATACccctaccattgagtcagttctagtagtgagagactttccagatgtgtttccagcagacctgccgggcatgccacccgacaaggacattgattttggtattggtctgGTGCTGGGCATTCAGTCCATCTCTATTTCTTCGTACCACATGACACCTAtaaagttgaaggagttaaaagagtAG